In a single window of the Deinococcus misasensis DSM 22328 genome:
- the deoD gene encoding purine-nucleoside phosphorylase, which translates to MSVHLNAKPGQIAETVLLPGDPLRAKHIAENFLENAEQHNDVRGMLGYTGTYKGHRISVQGSGMGIPSISIYVNELIRDYGCKKLIRVGTCGAYHEDVKVRDVILAQAASTDSQVNNIRFGGRNFAPIADFELLHQAYLAARRAGKAVRVGNIFSSDTFYNDHPDHYKIWADFGVLAVEMEAAGLYTIAAKYGVQALTILTVSDHLVTGEATTSIERQTSFNDMVQIALEAAIAENGAL; encoded by the coding sequence ATGAGCGTACACTTGAATGCCAAACCCGGTCAGATTGCAGAAACCGTCCTCCTTCCCGGCGATCCCCTGCGTGCCAAGCACATTGCAGAGAACTTCCTTGAGAATGCCGAGCAGCACAACGATGTGCGCGGGATGCTCGGGTACACCGGAACCTACAAAGGGCACCGGATCAGCGTGCAGGGCAGCGGAATGGGCATTCCCAGCATCTCGATTTATGTGAATGAACTGATCCGCGATTACGGCTGCAAAAAGCTGATTCGGGTGGGCACCTGCGGGGCTTACCATGAGGATGTGAAGGTGCGCGATGTGATTTTGGCGCAGGCCGCCAGCACCGACAGCCAGGTCAACAACATCCGCTTTGGAGGCAGAAACTTCGCTCCCATTGCCGACTTTGAACTGCTGCATCAGGCTTACCTTGCGGCCAGACGGGCAGGAAAAGCCGTGCGTGTGGGCAACATCTTCTCCTCGGACACCTTTTACAACGACCACCCCGACCACTACAAAATCTGGGCCGACTTCGGGGTGCTGGCCGTGGAAATGGAAGCTGCTGGCCTCTACACCATCGCTGCCAAGTACGGCGTGCAAGCCCTGACCATCCTGACCGTGTCCGACCACCTTGTGACCGGAGAGGCCACCACCTCCATTGAACGCCAGACCAGCTTCAACGACATGGTGCAAATCGCTCTGGAAGCCGCCATCGCCGAGAACGGGGCCTTATGA
- a CDS encoding phosphopentomutase translates to MKVTVIVLDSVGMGELPDADKFGDVGSHTLNHTLEKTGVQLPNLAKLGLGKIPTVNHPSPEDVQGGYGRLKEVSAGKDTSTGHWEFMGVQLEHPFRTFSDGFPKEVMDRFEAEIGRGWLCNLAYSGTEVIKDYGPEHIKTGFPIVYTSADSVFQIATHLDVTPIETLYEYCQKARDILQGEYAVARVIARPFRGEFPFERAGELRKDFSLTPPRTVLNALFEAGKDVVGIGKIPDIYDHQGFTEEIHTDNNLDGIEKTLKRMQEDFEGLVFTNLVDFDAKFGHRRDPEGYGNALKEFDDRLPEILAQVPEDGLLVLISDHGNDPTAPGTDHTREYGMLLTYRPGRGSVNLGERATFADVGATVAEALGVQWEGPGTSFWGEVR, encoded by the coding sequence ATGAAAGTCACTGTGATTGTGCTGGATTCCGTCGGCATGGGCGAGTTGCCTGATGCAGACAAATTCGGGGATGTGGGCAGCCACACCCTCAACCACACCCTTGAAAAAACCGGAGTGCAGTTGCCGAACCTTGCCAAGCTGGGCCTCGGGAAAATCCCCACCGTGAACCACCCCAGCCCAGAGGACGTGCAGGGCGGATACGGTCGCCTGAAGGAAGTCAGTGCTGGGAAAGACACCTCGACTGGACACTGGGAGTTCATGGGGGTGCAGCTTGAGCATCCTTTCCGCACCTTCAGCGACGGTTTCCCCAAGGAAGTGATGGACCGTTTTGAGGCCGAAATTGGCAGGGGCTGGCTGTGCAACCTCGCCTACTCGGGCACCGAAGTGATCAAGGATTACGGTCCAGAGCACATCAAAACCGGCTTTCCCATCGTGTACACCAGTGCCGACAGTGTGTTTCAGATCGCCACCCACCTGGACGTGACGCCCATCGAAACCCTGTATGAATACTGCCAGAAAGCCCGGGACATCCTGCAAGGCGAATATGCCGTGGCCCGAGTGATTGCCCGTCCGTTCCGTGGAGAGTTTCCCTTTGAACGTGCCGGGGAACTGCGCAAGGATTTCTCACTGACCCCACCTCGCACCGTGCTGAACGCCCTGTTTGAAGCTGGAAAAGATGTGGTGGGCATTGGAAAGATCCCCGACATCTACGACCATCAGGGCTTCACCGAGGAGATCCACACCGACAACAATCTGGACGGCATCGAGAAAACCCTGAAGCGGATGCAGGAGGATTTTGAGGGTCTGGTGTTCACCAATCTGGTGGATTTTGATGCCAAATTCGGTCACCGCCGCGATCCAGAAGGCTACGGCAACGCCCTGAAGGAATTTGACGACCGCCTCCCAGAGATTCTGGCTCAGGTTCCTGAAGACGGTCTGCTGGTCCTGATCAGCGACCACGGCAACGATCCCACCGCTCCCGGCACCGACCACACCCGCGAATACGGCATGCTGCTCACTTACCGTCCCGGCAGGGGCAGCGTCAATCTGGGCGAACGGGCCACGTTTGCCGATGTCGGCGCAACCGTGGCCGAAGCTCTGGGCGTGCAGTGGGAAGGTCCGGGGACGAGTTTCTGGGGGGAAGTCAGGTAA